The proteins below come from a single Kosakonia sp. SMBL-WEM22 genomic window:
- the otsA gene encoding alpha,alpha-trehalose-phosphate synthase, whose translation MSRLVVVSNRIAPPDDKKASAGGLAVGILGALKAAGGVWFGWSGEIGDEDQPLKEVSKGNITWVSFNLSEEHHEQYYNQFSNAVLWPAFHYRLDLVKFQREAWDGYQEVNALLADKLVPLLKEDDILWIHDYHLLPFASELRKRGVKNQIGFFLHIPFPTPEIFNALPPHAELLEQLCDYDLLGFQTESDRTAFLDSLSMQTRLSTRNSKEHMAWGKNFRTEVYPIGIEPNEIAQQASGPLPPKLAQLKAELKNVKNIFSVERLDYSKGLPERFLAYETLLEKFPEHHGKIRYTQIAPTSRGEVQAYQDIRHQLETEAGRINGKYGQLGWTPLYYLNQHFDRKVLMKVFRYAEVGLVTPLRDGMNLVAKEYVAAQDPENPGVLVLSQFAGAANELTSALLVNPYDRDDVAVALDRALRMPLAERISRHAEMLKIIQENDIDHWQQRFINDLKHITPRSAQSELQTKVATFPKLA comes from the coding sequence ATGAGTCGCTTAGTCGTAGTATCTAATCGAATTGCACCGCCTGATGATAAAAAAGCCAGTGCTGGCGGACTGGCAGTCGGTATTTTGGGCGCACTGAAAGCCGCAGGCGGCGTCTGGTTTGGCTGGAGCGGCGAAATCGGCGATGAAGATCAACCGCTGAAAGAGGTGAGCAAAGGGAACATTACCTGGGTCTCATTCAACCTTAGCGAAGAGCATCACGAGCAGTATTACAATCAGTTCTCCAACGCCGTATTGTGGCCCGCTTTCCACTACCGTCTCGATCTGGTGAAGTTCCAGCGCGAAGCCTGGGATGGCTACCAGGAAGTGAATGCCTTACTGGCTGATAAGCTGGTACCGCTGCTTAAAGAGGATGACATTCTCTGGATCCACGATTATCACCTGCTGCCATTTGCCAGCGAGTTGCGTAAACGCGGCGTCAAAAACCAGATTGGCTTCTTCCTGCATATTCCTTTCCCGACGCCGGAGATCTTCAACGCGTTACCGCCGCACGCAGAGCTGCTGGAGCAGCTGTGTGATTACGATCTGCTCGGCTTCCAGACTGAGAGCGACCGCACCGCGTTCCTCGATAGCCTCTCAATGCAGACGCGGCTCAGCACGCGTAACAGTAAAGAGCATATGGCGTGGGGTAAAAACTTCCGCACCGAAGTCTACCCGATCGGTATTGAGCCGAACGAGATCGCTCAGCAAGCTTCCGGCCCGCTGCCGCCCAAGCTGGCGCAGCTGAAAGCCGAGCTGAAGAATGTGAAAAACATCTTCTCCGTTGAGCGTCTGGACTACTCGAAAGGTTTGCCGGAGCGTTTCCTCGCCTATGAAACGCTGCTGGAGAAATTCCCCGAGCACCATGGCAAGATCCGCTATACGCAGATCGCGCCGACCTCGCGCGGTGAAGTGCAGGCTTATCAGGATATTCGTCACCAGCTGGAGACGGAAGCAGGGCGCATTAATGGTAAATATGGTCAGCTTGGCTGGACGCCGCTCTACTACCTCAACCAGCATTTCGATCGCAAAGTGTTGATGAAGGTCTTCCGCTATGCAGAAGTGGGGCTGGTAACGCCGCTGCGTGATGGCATGAACCTGGTGGCGAAAGAGTACGTGGCGGCGCAGGATCCGGAAAATCCGGGTGTGCTGGTGCTGTCGCAGTTTGCCGGTGCGGCAAACGAACTCACCTCCGCATTACTGGTTAATCCCTACGATCGTGACGATGTCGCTGTGGCCCTTGACCGTGCGCTGCGCATGCCGCTGGCTGAACGTATTTCGCGCCACGCCGAGATGCTGAAAATCATTCAGGAGAATGATATTGACCACTGGCAGCAGAGGTTCATTAACGACCTAAAGCACATCACGCCACGTAGCGCGCAGAGCGAGCTACAAACCAAAGTGGCGACCTTTCCGAAACTCGCGTAA
- the motB gene encoding flagellar motor protein MotB, with translation MKNQAHPIVVVKRKKHKGHGGGGHGSWKIAYADFMTAMMAFFLVMWLISISSPKELIQIAEYFRTPLATAVTGGPRISNSDSPIPGGGDDYTQQQGEVQKQPNIDDLKRRMEQSRLSKLRGDLDQLIEADPKLRALRPHLKIDLVQEGLRIQIIDSQNRPMFKTGSAEVEPYMRDILRAIAPVLNGIPNKVSLSGHTDDAPYANGDKGYSNWELSADRANASRRELVAGGLDDGKVLRVVGMAATMRLVNRGPDEAINRRISLLVLNKQAEAAILHENAESQSAPISAITQPEPAAPAAPAPAAASPVAVPTSPQANPR, from the coding sequence ATGAAAAATCAGGCCCATCCTATCGTCGTAGTTAAACGGAAAAAACATAAAGGCCATGGTGGCGGCGGTCATGGCTCGTGGAAAATCGCCTATGCCGACTTTATGACGGCGATGATGGCGTTCTTCCTGGTGATGTGGCTGATCTCCATCTCCAGCCCGAAAGAGTTGATCCAGATTGCGGAGTATTTCCGCACACCGCTGGCAACAGCGGTCACCGGTGGGCCGCGTATTTCCAATAGCGACAGCCCCATTCCGGGCGGTGGCGATGACTACACACAGCAACAGGGCGAAGTGCAAAAACAGCCCAACATTGATGATTTGAAACGACGCATGGAGCAGTCGCGCCTGAGCAAGCTGCGCGGCGATCTGGACCAGTTGATCGAGGCGGATCCGAAGCTGCGCGCCCTGCGCCCGCATCTGAAGATCGATCTCGTGCAGGAAGGGCTGCGCATCCAGATTATCGATAGCCAAAACCGGCCGATGTTTAAAACCGGAAGCGCGGAAGTCGAGCCCTACATGCGCGATATTTTACGGGCAATTGCCCCGGTGCTGAACGGCATCCCGAATAAAGTGAGTCTTTCCGGCCATACCGATGATGCCCCCTACGCCAACGGTGACAAAGGGTACAGCAACTGGGAGCTCTCAGCCGATCGTGCAAACGCATCGCGCCGCGAGCTGGTTGCCGGTGGGCTGGATGATGGCAAGGTACTGCGCGTTGTCGGCATGGCCGCCACCATGCGCCTTGTCAACCGCGGTCCTGATGAAGCCATCAACCGCCGAATCAGTCTTTTGGTGCTCAATAAACAGGCAGAAGCGGCCATTCTGCATGAGAACGCCGAGAGTCAAAGTGCGCCGATAAGCGCCATTACACAGCCTGAGCCCGCAGCGCCGGCAGCCCCCGCGCCAGCCGCTGCGTCTCCGGTAGCAGTTCCCACATCGCCACAAGCCAATCCGAGGTGA
- the uspC gene encoding universal stress protein UspC encodes MAYAHLLVAVAMTPESHQLLAKAIDIARPSRARITLITLASDPELYNQLAAPMMESVRTLVYEEMQHFLNELVTSTHYPIEQTLIASGELSEHILHVCRTRGVDLVICGNHNQTFFSRVACAAKRVVKHSEVDVLLVSLGE; translated from the coding sequence ATGGCCTACGCGCATCTTCTGGTTGCGGTGGCGATGACCCCCGAGAGTCATCAGCTTCTCGCCAAAGCGATTGATATTGCTCGCCCTTCTCGCGCCCGAATCACATTAATAACGCTTGCTTCAGACCCCGAACTCTATAATCAGCTTGCTGCACCAATGATGGAGAGTGTGCGAACTCTTGTTTATGAAGAAATGCAACACTTTCTTAACGAATTAGTAACCAGTACACATTATCCGATTGAGCAAACGCTAATTGCCTCTGGTGAATTGAGTGAACATATTTTGCATGTTTGCCGGACAAGAGGCGTCGATCTGGTGATATGCGGTAACCACAACCAGACCTTTTTCTCCCGTGTGGCCTGCGCGGCGAAGCGTGTTGTGAAGCATAGTGAAGTAGATGTGCTGTTGGTGTCGCTGGGAGAATGA
- the flhC gene encoding flagellar transcriptional regulator FlhC, producing MSEKSIVQEARDIQLAMELITLGARLQMLESETQLSRGRLIKLYKELRGSPPPKGMLPFSTDWFMTWEQNIHASMFCNAWQFLLKTGLCSGVDAVIKAYRLYLEQCPHSDEGPLLALTRAWTLVRFVESGMLELSRCNCCSGNFITHAHQPVGSFACSLCQPPSRAVKRRKLSPEAADIIPQLLEEQMDQAV from the coding sequence ATGAGTGAGAAAAGCATTGTTCAGGAAGCACGCGACATTCAGTTAGCCATGGAGCTGATTACACTTGGCGCGCGTTTACAGATGCTGGAGAGTGAGACGCAGCTTAGCCGTGGTCGTCTTATCAAGCTCTACAAAGAGCTGCGTGGTAGCCCGCCGCCTAAAGGCATGCTGCCATTCTCCACCGACTGGTTTATGACCTGGGAACAAAACATCCACGCGTCGATGTTCTGCAACGCCTGGCAGTTTTTGTTAAAAACCGGTCTGTGCAGCGGCGTTGACGCAGTCATTAAAGCTTATCGACTTTACCTAGAACAGTGCCCTCATTCTGATGAAGGCCCGCTGCTGGCGCTGACTCGCGCCTGGACGCTGGTCCGTTTCGTGGAAAGCGGAATGCTGGAGTTGTCGCGCTGTAACTGCTGCAGCGGTAACTTTATTACCCATGCTCATCAGCCTGTTGGTAGCTTTGCCTGCAGTTTATGCCAGCCGCCGTCCCGTGCGGTAAAAAGACGTAAACTTTCCCCGGAAGCTGCCGATATTATTCCACAACTGCTGGAAGAACAGATGGATCAGGCTGTTTAA
- the motA gene encoding flagellar motor stator protein MotA encodes MLIVLGYLIVVGAVLGGYMMTGGHLGALYQPSELIIIGGAGVGAFIVGNNGKAIKGTIKALPLLFRRSKYTKSMYMDLLALLYRLMAKSRQQGMFSLERDIENPKESEIFASYPRILADATMLEFIVDYLRLIISGNMNTFEIEALMDEEIETHESEAEVPANALAAVGDSLPAFGIVAAVMGVVHALASADRPAAELGALIAHAMVGTFLGILLAYGFISPLASVLRQKSAETAKMMQCVKITLLSNLNGYAPPIAVEFGRKTLYSSERPSFVELDEHVRAVRNPNQQTTTEDA; translated from the coding sequence GTGCTTATCGTATTAGGTTACCTGATAGTAGTTGGTGCAGTCTTAGGCGGTTATATGATGACCGGCGGTCACCTTGGGGCACTCTATCAACCCTCTGAACTGATTATTATCGGCGGGGCGGGTGTAGGTGCATTCATTGTGGGCAACAACGGCAAAGCCATTAAAGGCACTATCAAAGCGTTGCCGCTGCTGTTTCGCCGCTCTAAGTACACCAAAAGTATGTATATGGACTTGCTGGCGCTGCTCTATCGCCTGATGGCGAAATCACGTCAGCAGGGGATGTTCTCACTTGAAAGAGACATTGAGAACCCGAAAGAGAGCGAGATTTTCGCCAGCTACCCGCGCATTCTGGCCGACGCCACAATGCTGGAGTTTATTGTCGATTATCTGCGTCTGATCATCAGCGGCAACATGAACACCTTCGAAATCGAAGCGCTGATGGATGAAGAGATTGAGACCCACGAAAGTGAAGCGGAAGTGCCTGCCAACGCCCTCGCGGCGGTCGGCGATTCGCTGCCAGCGTTCGGTATCGTTGCGGCGGTAATGGGTGTGGTTCACGCACTCGCCTCGGCGGATCGTCCGGCGGCAGAGCTGGGGGCACTGATTGCCCACGCAATGGTGGGCACCTTCCTCGGCATTCTGCTGGCGTACGGTTTTATCTCGCCGCTGGCAAGCGTTCTGCGCCAAAAGAGCGCAGAGACCGCCAAGATGATGCAGTGCGTCAAGATCACACTGCTGTCGAATCTGAACGGTTATGCCCCGCCGATCGCGGTCGAGTTTGGTCGTAAAACGCTCTACTCAAGCGAGCGTCCATCGTTTGTCGAGCTGGACGAGCACGTGCGTGCTGTCCGCAATCCTAACCAACAGACGACAACCGAGGACGCATGA
- the cheA gene encoding chemotaxis protein CheA: MDISDFYQTFFDEADELLADMEQHLLDLVPEAPDSEQLNAIFRAAHSIKGGAGTFGFTILQETTHLMENLLDEARRGEMQLNTDIINLFLETKDIMQEQLDAYKSSQEPDAASFEYICNALRQLALEAKGEAVPAAGSAKLSVVESTVPAADAAPAAANDGKLRVVLSRLKESEVALLEEELGNLGTLSDVVKGTNSLSATIDGGLGEDDIIAVLCFVIEADQIAFEKAAPAAVETVTDAAAPAEEAEAAVPAVQATAAPALKAVAKEPQPAGREKPARAASESTSIRVAVEKVDQLINLVGELVITQSMLAQRSNELDPVTHGDLITSMSQLQRNARDLQESVMSIRMMPMEYVFSRFPRLVRDLASKLDKQVELTLQGSSTELDKSLIERIIDPLTHLVRNSLDHGIETPERRVEAGKSPIGNLILSAEHQGGNICIEVTDDGAGLNRDRILAKAISQGMAVSETMTDEEVGMLIFAPGFSTAEQVTDVSGRGVGMDVVKRNIQEMGGHVEIKSKQGTGTTIRILLPLTLAILDGMSVKVNNEVFILPLNAVMESLQPREEDLHPLAGGERVLEVRGEYLPLVELWKVFDVAGAKTEATQGIVVILQSAGRRYALLVDQLIGQHQVVVKNLESNYRKVPGISAATILGDGSVALIVDVSALQGLNREHRMAHTAA; encoded by the coding sequence ATGGATATTAGTGATTTTTACCAGACATTCTTTGATGAGGCCGACGAACTGTTGGCCGATATGGAACAACATTTATTGGACCTGGTGCCGGAAGCACCTGATTCAGAACAGCTCAACGCCATCTTCCGCGCCGCTCACTCTATTAAAGGTGGTGCGGGAACGTTTGGCTTTACCATTCTGCAGGAAACCACGCACCTGATGGAGAACCTGCTGGATGAGGCACGGCGTGGCGAAATGCAGCTTAACACCGACATCATCAACCTGTTTTTGGAAACCAAAGATATTATGCAAGAACAGCTCGACGCCTATAAAAGCTCGCAAGAGCCGGATGCTGCCAGCTTCGAATATATCTGCAACGCTTTGCGCCAGCTGGCGCTGGAAGCGAAAGGCGAAGCCGTTCCGGCTGCCGGCAGCGCGAAGCTCTCTGTGGTTGAAAGCACCGTACCGGCTGCTGATGCCGCACCGGCTGCAGCGAACGACGGCAAGCTGCGCGTCGTGCTTTCGCGCCTGAAAGAGAGCGAAGTCGCCCTGCTGGAAGAGGAGCTGGGCAACCTCGGTACGCTAAGCGATGTGGTTAAAGGCACTAATAGCCTGAGCGCCACCATTGATGGCGGTCTTGGTGAAGATGACATTATTGCGGTGCTCTGCTTTGTCATCGAAGCCGATCAAATCGCCTTTGAGAAAGCCGCGCCAGCCGCGGTTGAAACGGTTACCGACGCTGCTGCGCCAGCAGAAGAGGCCGAAGCCGCAGTTCCTGCCGTTCAGGCAACTGCCGCCCCGGCACTGAAAGCCGTTGCCAAAGAGCCACAGCCTGCAGGCCGCGAAAAACCGGCGCGCGCCGCCAGCGAGTCAACCAGTATCCGCGTAGCGGTTGAAAAAGTTGACCAACTGATTAACCTCGTCGGCGAACTGGTGATTACCCAGTCGATGCTGGCCCAGCGCTCCAATGAGCTGGATCCGGTGACCCATGGCGATCTGATCACCAGCATGAGCCAGCTGCAGCGTAACGCCCGCGATCTGCAGGAATCGGTGATGTCGATTCGTATGATGCCGATGGAGTATGTCTTCAGCCGCTTCCCGCGTCTGGTACGCGACCTGGCGAGCAAGCTGGATAAACAGGTGGAACTGACCCTGCAGGGCAGCTCGACCGAGCTTGATAAGAGCCTGATCGAACGCATTATCGATCCGTTAACGCACCTGGTGCGTAACAGTCTCGACCACGGTATCGAAACCCCGGAGCGACGTGTTGAAGCGGGCAAATCGCCGATTGGTAACCTGATCCTCTCCGCAGAGCATCAGGGCGGCAACATCTGCATCGAAGTGACCGATGATGGCGCCGGCCTTAACCGCGACCGCATCCTCGCCAAAGCGATCTCGCAGGGCATGGCGGTAAGCGAAACCATGACCGACGAAGAGGTTGGCATGTTGATTTTCGCCCCGGGCTTCTCCACGGCAGAGCAGGTGACGGACGTCTCCGGCCGCGGCGTGGGCATGGACGTGGTGAAACGTAACATCCAGGAGATGGGCGGCCATGTTGAGATCAAATCGAAGCAGGGTACCGGTACGACTATCCGTATCCTGCTGCCGCTGACGCTGGCGATCCTCGACGGCATGTCCGTTAAAGTGAATAACGAAGTCTTTATCCTGCCGCTCAACGCCGTCATGGAGTCGTTGCAGCCGCGCGAAGAAGATCTGCATCCGCTGGCGGGCGGCGAGCGCGTACTGGAAGTGCGTGGCGAATATCTGCCGCTGGTCGAGTTGTGGAAAGTGTTTGATGTGGCGGGGGCAAAAACCGAAGCCACGCAGGGAATTGTTGTCATTCTGCAGAGCGCAGGTCGTCGCTATGCGCTGCTGGTCGATCAGCTGATTGGTCAGCACCAGGTGGTGGTGAAAAACCTGGAGAGCAACTATCGCAAAGTGCCGGGGATTTCTGCCGCCACCATCCTCGGTGATGGTAGCGTCGCGCTGATTGTGGACGTCTCAGCGCTGCAGGGATTGAATCGTGAACATCGTATGGCGCACACAGCCGCCTGA
- the otsB gene encoding trehalose-phosphatase → MDDALSKPPLFSGDFAFFFDLDGTLADIKPRPDDVFIPEQVLIRLSLLAEMNNGALALISGRSISELDELVKPYRFPLAGVHGAERRDISGQTERVTLPKEVLIPLEQALRQGLASLDGVVLETKGMAFALHYRQAPQYEEAVFALAQQMVDTFPQLAMQPGKCVVELKPSDIHKGAAIEAFLRTPPFTGRKPVFLGDDLTDEHGFETVNKRGGISIKVGSGETHAQWRLNDVRDVHHWLERMSEYQKKEEKALTNRRDGYESLSRSI, encoded by the coding sequence GTGGACGACGCGTTATCAAAACCGCCTCTCTTTTCCGGTGATTTTGCCTTTTTTTTCGATTTGGATGGCACCCTCGCTGATATTAAACCGCGCCCGGATGACGTTTTCATTCCGGAACAGGTGCTGATCAGACTTTCATTGCTTGCAGAGATGAATAACGGCGCGCTGGCGTTAATTTCAGGGCGCTCAATTAGCGAGCTTGATGAGCTTGTTAAACCATATCGTTTCCCGCTTGCCGGTGTTCACGGGGCAGAGCGTCGCGATATCTCAGGTCAAACTGAACGGGTGACATTACCGAAAGAGGTGCTTATTCCGCTGGAGCAGGCGCTTCGGCAAGGGCTGGCGTCGCTTGACGGCGTCGTGCTGGAAACCAAAGGGATGGCATTCGCACTGCACTATCGCCAGGCACCGCAGTATGAAGAAGCGGTTTTTGCCCTGGCCCAACAGATGGTTGATACCTTTCCGCAACTGGCTATGCAGCCAGGCAAATGCGTGGTTGAACTAAAACCATCAGATATTCATAAGGGCGCGGCCATTGAAGCCTTTCTGCGCACGCCGCCCTTCACCGGCAGGAAACCGGTGTTTCTTGGTGACGATCTTACTGATGAACATGGTTTTGAAACCGTCAATAAACGGGGCGGTATCTCGATTAAAGTCGGTTCAGGCGAAACCCACGCACAGTGGCGGCTGAACGACGTCCGGGATGTTCATCACTGGTTGGAACGTATGTCCGAGTATCAAAAAAAAGAAGAAAAGGCGCTAACAAACAGGAGAGATGGCTATGAGTCGCTTAGTCGTAGTATCTAA
- the flhD gene encoding flagellar transcriptional regulator FlhD yields MHTSELLKHVYDINLSYLLLAQRLISQDKASAMFRLGINEEMANTLGELTLPQMVKLAETNQLICQFRFDNHQTITRLTQESRVDDLQQVHTGILLSTRLLNESSKNGDAARKKRA; encoded by the coding sequence ATGCATACATCCGAGTTGCTGAAACACGTTTACGATATCAATCTGTCATATTTACTCCTTGCTCAGCGTCTCATTAGCCAGGACAAAGCCTCCGCCATGTTCCGTTTAGGGATTAATGAAGAGATGGCAAACACGCTGGGTGAGTTGACCCTGCCGCAGATGGTAAAATTAGCTGAAACCAATCAGCTTATTTGTCAGTTCCGTTTTGACAATCATCAGACTATCACTCGTCTGACCCAGGAATCGCGTGTGGATGACTTGCAGCAAGTCCATACCGGTATTTTGCTTTCAACCCGCCTGCTCAACGAATCATCTAAAAACGGCGACGCGGCCAGGAAGAAAAGGGCTTAA